In the genome of Anas platyrhynchos isolate ZD024472 breed Pekin duck chromosome 21, IASCAAS_PekinDuck_T2T, whole genome shotgun sequence, one region contains:
- the BHLHE23 gene encoding class E basic helix-loop-helix protein 23 isoform X2 translates to MAELKSLAGEAYLALAPGYAPSPFTYGGAQSPRGALSGGGGAAFHHPGALGKAAESSGEQSGDEEDAFEAGAKGGEALEREGKLKGAALGKKPKEQRSLRLSINARERRRMHDLNDALDGLRSVIPYAHSPSVRKLSKIATLLLAKNYILMQAQALEEMRRLVAYLNQGQALGAPLPATLSPFGQSAVYPFTGTALPGCPEKCTAFTGAASTLCKHS, encoded by the exons ATGGCCGAGCTCAAGTCTCTGGCCGGCGAGGCTTACCTGGCGCTGGCCCCGGGTTATGCCCCTTCGCCTTTCACCTACGGCGGCGCCCAGAGCCCTCGAGGAGCCTTgtcggggggcggcggggcggcttTCCACCACCCCGGGGCGCTGGGCAAGGCGGCGGAGAGCAGCGGCGAGCAGAGCGGCGACGAGGAGGATGCCTTCGAGGCCGGGGCGAAGGGCGGCGAGGCCTTGGAGCGAGAGGGCAAGCTGAAAGGGGCCGCCCTGGGCAAGAAACCCAAGGAGCAGCGCTCGCTGCGCCTCAGCATCAACgcccgggagcggcggcggaTGCACGACCTCAACGACGCCTTGGACGGCCTGCGCTCCGTCATCCCCTACGCCCACAGCCCCTCGGTGCGCAAACTGTCCAAAATCgccaccctgctgctggccaagaACTACATCCTCATGCAGGCGCAGGCTCTGGAGGAGATGCGGAGGCTGGTGGCCTACCTGAACCAGGGCCAAGCGCTGGGCGCCCCGCTGCCCGCCACCCTCAGCCCCTTCGGACAGTCGGCCGTCTACCCCTTCACTGGCACGGCCTTGCCTGGCTGCCCCGAGAAATGCACTGCCTTCACGGGAGCCGCCTCCACCCTCTGCAAACACT CTTGA
- the BHLHE23 gene encoding class E basic helix-loop-helix protein 23 isoform X1, with translation MAELKSLAGEAYLALAPGYAPSPFTYGGAQSPRGALSGGGGAAFHHPGALGKAAESSGEQSGDEEDAFEAGAKGGEALEREGKLKGAALGKKPKEQRSLRLSINARERRRMHDLNDALDGLRSVIPYAHSPSVRKLSKIATLLLAKNYILMQAQALEEMRRLVAYLNQGQALGAPLPATLSPFGQSAVYPFTGTALPGCPEKCTAFTGAASTLCKHCNDKP, from the coding sequence ATGGCCGAGCTCAAGTCTCTGGCCGGCGAGGCTTACCTGGCGCTGGCCCCGGGTTATGCCCCTTCGCCTTTCACCTACGGCGGCGCCCAGAGCCCTCGAGGAGCCTTgtcggggggcggcggggcggcttTCCACCACCCCGGGGCGCTGGGCAAGGCGGCGGAGAGCAGCGGCGAGCAGAGCGGCGACGAGGAGGATGCCTTCGAGGCCGGGGCGAAGGGCGGCGAGGCCTTGGAGCGAGAGGGCAAGCTGAAAGGGGCCGCCCTGGGCAAGAAACCCAAGGAGCAGCGCTCGCTGCGCCTCAGCATCAACgcccgggagcggcggcggaTGCACGACCTCAACGACGCCTTGGACGGCCTGCGCTCCGTCATCCCCTACGCCCACAGCCCCTCGGTGCGCAAACTGTCCAAAATCgccaccctgctgctggccaagaACTACATCCTCATGCAGGCGCAGGCTCTGGAGGAGATGCGGAGGCTGGTGGCCTACCTGAACCAGGGCCAAGCGCTGGGCGCCCCGCTGCCCGCCACCCTCAGCCCCTTCGGACAGTCGGCCGTCTACCCCTTCACTGGCACGGCCTTGCCTGGCTGCCCCGAGAAATGCACTGCCTTCACGGGAGCCGCCTCCACCCTCTGCAAACACTGTAACGACAAGCCTTGA